One genomic segment of Cinclus cinclus chromosome 31, bCinCin1.1, whole genome shotgun sequence includes these proteins:
- the LOC134055262 gene encoding scale keratin-like: MSCYDLCPTTGGIACPQPVANSCNEPCVRQCPDSTALIQPPPVVVTFPGPILSSFPQQAVVGSTGAPAFGGSLSYGGLYGSGVFPGYGARSGYGISALASGSCGPSASRRFSRLLRGSCGPC; the protein is encoded by the coding sequence ATGTCCTGCTACGATCTCTGCCCCACCACCGGTGGCATCGCCTGCCCGCAGCCCGtggccaacagctgcaacgAGCCGTGTGTCCGGCAGTGTCCGGACTCCACAGCCCTCATCCAGCCACCCCCGGTGGTGGTCACCTTCCCCggccccatcctcagctccttcccgcagcagGCCGTGGTGGGATCCACGGGAGCCCCGGCTTTTGGTGGCTCTCTGAGTTATGGGGGTCTCTACGGCTCTGGGGTTTTCCCGGGATATGGCGCCCGCTCTGGATACGGGATCTCAGCGCTGGCCAGCGGCTCCTGCGGCCCCTCCGCGTCTCGCCGTTTCAGCCGCCTCCTCCGTGGCTCCTGCGGGCCCTGCTGA
- the LOC134055238 gene encoding scale keratin-like — MSCYDLYPSSACGVLRPQPLADSGNEPCVRQCPDSTTVIQPPAVVVTFPGPILSSFPQDSVVGSAGAPVLAASGASLGYGGYGSLGYGGYGYGGYGSLGYGGYGYGGYGGLYGYGGSFGGLGSCGGYRGLYGSGRFFGSGYCSPYSSWYGRYGRGFWGSC, encoded by the coding sequence ATGTCCTGCTACGACCTGTACCCCTCCTCTGCCTGCGGCGTCCTGCggccccagcccctggctgaCAGCGGGAACGAGCCGTGTGTCCGCCAGTGCCCCGACTCCACCACCGTGATCCAGCCTCCCGCCGTGGTGGTCACCTTCCCCggccccatcctcagctccttcccgcaggaTTCCGTGGTGGGATCGGCTGGAGCTCCCGTCCTTGCAGCCTCTGGGGCCTCCCTGGGCTACGGGGGCTATGGGTCCCTGGGCTACGGGGGTTATGGATATGGGGGTTACGGATCCCTGGGCTACGGGGGTTACGGATATGGGGGCTATGGGGGTCTCTATGGATATGGGGGCTCCTTTGGGGGTCTGGGTTCCTGTGGAGGGTACCGGGGCCTGTATGGCTCTGGCAGATTCTTTGGCTCTGGCTACTGCAGCCCCTACTCCTCCTGGTACGGCCGCTACGGCCGTGGCTTCTGGGGGTCCTGCTAA
- the LOC134055243 gene encoding scale keratin-like — protein MFSYGRSSSSRCLAPCAVSCPQPVANTWNEPCVTSCGDSRAVIYPPPVVMTFPGPILSSCPQESVVGSSAPSNFLGSGGSYGSYNYRRSYSSYGSSGSCRPC, from the coding sequence atgttttcctacggacgcagctccagctcccgctGCCTGGCGCCGTGCGCGGTGTCCTGTCCCCAACCCGTGGCCAACACCTGGAACGAACCCTGTGTCACCTCTTGTGGGGACTCCAGGGCTGTCATCTACCCTCCGCCCGTGGTCATGACCTTCCCAggccccatcctcagctcctgccctcaGGAGAGCGTCGTGGGATCCTCGGCACCCTCAAACTTCCTGGGATCCGGGGGTTCCTATGGCTCCTACAACTACAGGAGGTCCTACTCATCCTACGGAtcctctgggagctgcaggcCCTGCTAA